TTTGCTGACCTCGCTCCAATCGCGGCGGACCGATTCGAGGCCCACAAACTCGATCTTCTCGCGGCCGTTTTCGACGAGTAAGCCGGCGTAGCGCTTCTTGCTGCCGACCTTGCCGCCGCGCACTTCGGGCAGGAAAAATCGATGATAGAGTTTCTCGAATTCCAGTTCGAGATAACTCTCGCAGCCAAACTCTTCACGCACCGCGGTCGCCACCGCTGCGCCGATGTCGGCGCGCAGCACTTCGGCGAGCGCCAACGCGCGCGCGGGGTCGGACTCGTTCGAATGGATGAAGAGCGAATCAGTGTCACCGTAGATCACGTCGTAACCGCGAGCCGCGGCGTGCTCGGCCGCGAATTTGATCAGGTGTTGGCCGGCGTGCGTGATCGCGTTGGCCACCTCGGGGAAGAACAAACGCGAGGCGCCCGAGCCGAGTACGCCGAACATCGAGTTCATCAGAATCTTGATGGCGTTGGCCTTCACCACCTGGCCGGCCCGCTTGGCTTGCTCGCGCTCGCTGGCCAAACGGGCAACCAGCGCGGGAAGAATGCCGGGAATGTCGCGCCGAAAATGCGCGCCATTCGGCGTGCGGATGTAGTCGCCATCGGCGCGCGGAACACGCACGAAGGTCAACGGATCGAGGTTCAAGCTGCGCACGATGCTCGGGTACAGACTCTTGAAGTCGAACACCAACACGTTGGTGTAGAGGCCGGGGCGCGATTCCATCACATAGCCGCCGGTGATGCGCGCCTCCTTTTCTTCAGCGCCGACCGACGGCGCCACCACGCCGCGCTGGCGCAATTCGGCAAGATACAGCGAGTCGACGGAGGCGATTGCGGCGCTGACGCGATCGAGTTGCATGCCGGTCAACAGACTGCGCTCCACCGCCAGGTCGACCAGGCCGGTGTGGTCGAGAATCGCACTGACCAGCTCCGCATCCTTCAGGTTATAGTTCACCAACAGTTGCGGATCGTGCTCGTAGGCTTGGCTGATCTGTTCGTGGTGCCGCTCGCCGGCGAACAGCTTGCCGGTGCCGAGGAACGCCTGCGCCGCGGTTTCGAGTTTGTAGTCGTCGAGTCGAATGAACGCGCCCCGCAGCAGCGACAGCGCATCGAGAACGACGCGCCCGTACGTGACCGCGCGCGACTCCCGCGTGAAGGACGCGTCTTTGCGCAGATTGAACTCGTCGTCGGAGCGCCCGATGGTGAAGCGGATGCCGTAGCGCCGCGCCGCCCGCGCCAGGAAGGCGAGGTCGAAGTCGACCACGTTCCACCCGGTGATGACGTCGGGGTCGAGAAGGTCGACGTATTCGAGAAATCGACGAATCGCGGCCTTCTCCGAATGGACCGGCTCGGCGTGCTCGAACATTTGGTGGCCGACGAAGAGAACCCGGCTGAAGTCGCGGGTGTGCAGCGCGATCGAGTACAGTTGCCCTTCGAGGCCAGCCGTCTCGATGTCGATCGACAGCACTTTCAACTTCGGTTGCCAGTGCGTCGGCTGCAATGTGGGATTGCGGAAGACGTGCCCCACGCGCCCGTGAACCTGCGACGACCCGCTGATTTCAAACGCACCGCGGATGCCGCGATCAATCAGATAGCGATAGGCGAAGCGCACGTCGGCTTCGAGGCAGACGACGCCACGCTCTTCGAGCCGGTGACGCAGCGGTGGCACGTCGCCCGGGACGCCGACCGTGACGGTCGCCGCCGGTTCGCCGGTGAGCGTGCGTAGAGGTGACGGTTCGACCGCGACGCCGAGCGCGCGCGCCGCGTCGGCATCGGCCGTGCGCACGAAGAAGTGCGGCCGGGTGCGGTCGTCGATGATCAGGCACGGCTGGCCCGATTCGAGCACGCCGTACAAGTGAACCTCCGGCACGCCGTTCACGACGCGATAGGTCGGGGTGAGAAGAAAGCCGCGCATTGCGGCGATTATAGAGTGCACCAGGCGCTGTGCATACCGTGCGAGCCGTTCAGCCGCCGCTTCGGGTCGTTGGAACCAGCCCTCTAGACTGAGAGTTCTAGAACAACTATTCTACGCGACGATGCGTGGAGCAACGGCGGTCCGCCTCTCAACCAAGCGCAGCGAGTCGCGTGAGCTGACCCGCGCGCGCCTGCTCGCGGTCGGTCGTGAGGCATTCGGGCGCAAAGGCCTCGCGGGCGTCAGTCTCACCGAAGACATCCTGCGACCGGCGGGTGTGTCGGTGGGCTCGTTCTACCATCAATTCGGCGACAAGACGGATCTGTTCCTGGCGGTGCTCCGACAGCACACCGACGCCTTCCAAGCGATGATCCGCGAGGCCCATACGCCGCGCAGCGGTCGCACCCCGGCGGACGTCGCCCGCCATTCGTACGAGACCACCTTCCGGGTCGCTGAAGAAAACGGCGACCTCTTCCGCATCTTCGTGCGCGAACGCGAGAGCGACGACAAACGCGTGCGCGCGTATCTGCAAGATACTCATCGGGACTGGATTGCGCGCCTGGCTGAGGACTATCGACATCTCGGTCTCGCGCCCGGCCACAGTTCCGCGGCGGAGTTGGCAGCTGAGCTGATCTCGGCGCTAACCGTGGGCACTGTGCTGCGTTACCTCGAGCTTCCCCCGCACGAGCGCGCGGCACAGCGCCCACATCTCATTCTCGGCTTGGTGCAATTCACACTCGGCGGTGTCCCCGCCTTGATGACGGCGCGCCGCACCAAAACCACGCGGCGACCGCCGAGTGCCCTCACCCCAACCCTCCCCCAAAGGGTGAGGGACAAGCATCGAAGGAGAGCGTGATGCAATTCGGCATTTTCTACGAACACCAACTCCCGCGCCCGTGGAACGATGGCGACGAGCACAAGCTCTTCAAGGATGCGCTCGATCAAGTCGAGTTGGCCGACCGGCTCGGGATCGACTTCGCCTGGGAAGTCGAACATCACTTTCTCGAAGAGTACTCGCACTCCTCCGCCCCCGAAGTCTTCCTCGCCGCATGCAGTCAGCGCACCAAACGGATTCGCTTGGGCCACGGCATCACCCTCATGCCGCCGAACTACAATCATCCGGCGCGCGTCGCCGAGCGCATCGCGACGCTCGATCTGGTCAGCGACGGCCGCGTCGAGTGGGGCACCGGCGAGTCGAGCGCGCGCCTCGAACTCGAAGGCTTCGGCATCGACTACATGGAGAAGCGCGACATGTGGTTGGAGGCGGTGCGGGAGACCGCCAAGATGATCGCCTCCAATCCCTATCCCGGCTATGAGGGTAAATACTTCTCGATGCCGCACCGCAACATCGTGCCGAAGCCGGTGCAGAAACCGCACCCACCGCTGTGGGTGGCGTGTTCGAATCGCGACACCATC
This region of Deltaproteobacteria bacterium genomic DNA includes:
- a CDS encoding TetR/AcrR family transcriptional regulator, with translation MRGATAVRLSTKRSESRELTRARLLAVGREAFGRKGLAGVSLTEDILRPAGVSVGSFYHQFGDKTDLFLAVLRQHTDAFQAMIREAHTPRSGRTPADVARHSYETTFRVAEENGDLFRIFVRERESDDKRVRAYLQDTHRDWIARLAEDYRHLGLAPGHSSAAELAAELISALTVGTVLRYLELPPHERAAQRPHLILGLVQFTLGGVPALMTARRTKTTRRPPSALTPTLPQRVRDKHRRRA
- a CDS encoding DNA polymerase II, with product MRGFLLTPTYRVVNGVPEVHLYGVLESGQPCLIIDDRTRPHFFVRTADADAARALGVAVEPSPLRTLTGEPAATVTVGVPGDVPPLRHRLEERGVVCLEADVRFAYRYLIDRGIRGAFEISGSSQVHGRVGHVFRNPTLQPTHWQPKLKVLSIDIETAGLEGQLYSIALHTRDFSRVLFVGHQMFEHAEPVHSEKAAIRRFLEYVDLLDPDVITGWNVVDFDLAFLARAARRYGIRFTIGRSDDEFNLRKDASFTRESRAVTYGRVVLDALSLLRGAFIRLDDYKLETAAQAFLGTGKLFAGERHHEQISQAYEHDPQLLVNYNLKDAELVSAILDHTGLVDLAVERSLLTGMQLDRVSAAIASVDSLYLAELRQRGVVAPSVGAEEKEARITGGYVMESRPGLYTNVLVFDFKSLYPSIVRSLNLDPLTFVRVPRADGDYIRTPNGAHFRRDIPGILPALVARLASEREQAKRAGQVVKANAIKILMNSMFGVLGSGASRLFFPEVANAITHAGQHLIKFAAEHAAARGYDVIYGDTDSLFIHSNESDPARALALAEVLRADIGAAVATAVREEFGCESYLELEFEKLYHRFFLPEVRGGKVGSKKRYAGLLVENGREKIEFVGLESVRRDWSEVSKRFQGELLQRVFHDQPVAAFIKEFVADLRTGTFDALLSYKKAIRKDLAAYTKTTPAHVKAARKQRGAAGRMVEYVVTRNGPEPVGEETGPPDYAHYIEHQLEPVADAILRCLGTDFATIVQSRKQLALF